From the genome of Gorilla gorilla gorilla isolate KB3781 chromosome 4, NHGRI_mGorGor1-v2.1_pri, whole genome shotgun sequence, one region includes:
- the LOC115934575 gene encoding ubiquitin carboxyl-terminal hydrolase 6-like isoform X1, with protein sequence MTVGPSVVDEHESVEQSRRAQVEPINLDSCLRAFTSEEELGEDEMYYCSKCKTHCLATKKLDLWRLPPFLIIHLKRFQFVNDQWIKSQKIVKFPRESFDPSAFLVPRDPALCQHQPLTPQGDELSKPRILAREVKKVDVQSLAGEEDMLLSKSPSSLSANISSSPKGSPSSSRKSGTSCPSSKNSSPNSCPRTMRRSKGRLRLPQIGSKNKLSSSKKNLDASKENGAGQIYELADALSRGHMRGGSQPELVTPQDHEVALANGFLYEHEAYGNGYSNGQLGNHSEEDSTDDQREDTHMPFRNSEWGPLCHLCQKPKLQVVLLQWQHL encoded by the exons ATGACTGTAGGACCCAGT GTTGTAGATGAGCATGAGAGTGTGGAGCAGAGTCGGCGAGCGCAAGTCGAGCCCATCAACCTGGACAGCTGTCTCCGTGCTTTCACCAGTGAGGAAGAGCTAGGGGAAGATGAGATGTACTACTGTTCCAAGTGTAAGACCCACTGCTTAGCAACAAAGAAGCTGGATCTCTGGAGGCTTCCACCCTTCCTG ATTATTCACCTTAAGCGATTTCAATTTGTAAATGATCAGTGGATAAAATCACAGAAAATTGTCAAATTTCCTCGGGAAAGTTTTGATCCGAGTGCTTTTTTGGTACCGCGAGACCCGGCTCTCTGCCAGCATCAACCACTCACACCCCAGGGGGATGAGCTCTCCAAGCCCAGGATTCTGGCAAGAGAGGTGAAGAAAGTGGATGTCCAGAGTTTGGCTGGGGAAGAGGACATGCTCCTGAGCAAAAGCCCATCCTCACTCAGCGCTAACATCAGCAGCAGCCCAAAAG GTTCTCCTTCTTCATCAAGAAAAAGTGGAACCAGCTGTCCCTCCAGCAAAAACAGCAGCCCTAATAGCTGCCCACGGACTATGAGGAGGAGCAAAGGGAGGCTCCGGCTGCCCCAGATTGGCAGCAAAAATAAACTGTCAAGTAGTAAGAAGAACTTGGATGCCAGCAAAGAGAATGGGGCTGGGCAGATCTATGAGCTGGCTGACGCCTTGAGCCGAGGGCATATGCGGGGGGGCAGCCAACCAGAGCTGGTCACTCCTCAGGACCACGAGGTAGCTTTGGCCAATGGATTCCTTTATGAGCATGAAGCATATGGCAATGGCTACAGCAATGGTCAGCTTGGAAACCACAGTGAAGAAGACAGCACTGATGACCAAAGAGAAGACACTCATA TGCCATTCAGGAATTCTGAGTGGGGGCCATTATGTCACTTATGCCAAAAACCCAAACTGCAAGTGGTACTGCTACAATGGCAGCATCTGTGA
- the LOC115934575 gene encoding ubiquitin carboxyl-terminal hydrolase 6-like isoform X2 translates to MTVGPSVVDEHESVEQSRRAQVEPINLDSCLRAFTSEEELGEDEMYYCSKCKTHCLATKKLDLWRLPPFLIIHLKRFQFVNDQWIKSQKIVKFPRESFDPSAFLVPRDPALCQHQPLTPQGDELSKPRILAREVKKVDVQSLAGEEDMLLSKSPSSLSANISSSPKGSPSSSRKSGTSCPSSKNSSPNSCPRTMRRSKGRLRLPQIGSKNKLSSSKKNLDASKENGAGQIYELADALSRGHMRGGSQPELVTPQDHEVALANGFLYEHEAYGNGYSNGQLGNHSEEDSTDDQREDTHSKPIYNLYAISCHSGILSGGHYVTYAKNPNCKWYCYNGSICEERHPDEIDTDSAYILFYEQQRIDYAQFLPKIDGKKMADTSSMDEDFESDYKKYCVLQ, encoded by the exons ATGACTGTAGGACCCAGT GTTGTAGATGAGCATGAGAGTGTGGAGCAGAGTCGGCGAGCGCAAGTCGAGCCCATCAACCTGGACAGCTGTCTCCGTGCTTTCACCAGTGAGGAAGAGCTAGGGGAAGATGAGATGTACTACTGTTCCAAGTGTAAGACCCACTGCTTAGCAACAAAGAAGCTGGATCTCTGGAGGCTTCCACCCTTCCTG ATTATTCACCTTAAGCGATTTCAATTTGTAAATGATCAGTGGATAAAATCACAGAAAATTGTCAAATTTCCTCGGGAAAGTTTTGATCCGAGTGCTTTTTTGGTACCGCGAGACCCGGCTCTCTGCCAGCATCAACCACTCACACCCCAGGGGGATGAGCTCTCCAAGCCCAGGATTCTGGCAAGAGAGGTGAAGAAAGTGGATGTCCAGAGTTTGGCTGGGGAAGAGGACATGCTCCTGAGCAAAAGCCCATCCTCACTCAGCGCTAACATCAGCAGCAGCCCAAAAG GTTCTCCTTCTTCATCAAGAAAAAGTGGAACCAGCTGTCCCTCCAGCAAAAACAGCAGCCCTAATAGCTGCCCACGGACTATGAGGAGGAGCAAAGGGAGGCTCCGGCTGCCCCAGATTGGCAGCAAAAATAAACTGTCAAGTAGTAAGAAGAACTTGGATGCCAGCAAAGAGAATGGGGCTGGGCAGATCTATGAGCTGGCTGACGCCTTGAGCCGAGGGCATATGCGGGGGGGCAGCCAACCAGAGCTGGTCACTCCTCAGGACCACGAGGTAGCTTTGGCCAATGGATTCCTTTATGAGCATGAAGCATATGGCAATGGCTACAGCAATGGTCAGCTTGGAAACCACAGTGAAGAAGACAGCACTGATGACCAAAGAGAAGACACTCATAGTAAGCCTATTTATAATCTATATGCAATTTCA TGCCATTCAGGAATTCTGAGTGGGGGCCATTATGTCACTTATGCCAAAAACCCAAACTGCAAGTGGTACTGCTACAATGGCAGCATCTGTGAG GAACGTCACCCTGATGAAATTGACACCGACTCTGCCTACATTCTTTTCTATGAGCAGCAGAGGATAGACTACGCACAATTTCTGCCAAAGATTGATGGCAAAAAGATGGCAGACACAAGCAGTATGGATGAAGACTTTGAGTCTGATTACAAAAAGTACTGTGTGTTACAGTAA